The nucleotide window TTTTAGCGCCAGGTATTGGTGAGATTATTGGTGGTTCCGCCCGTGAAGAACGTTTAGACATTCTTGACCAGCGCATTGAAGAAATGAACCTGCCAAAAGAAGAGTACGGCTTCTACCGCGATTTGCGTCGTTACGGTACTGTTCCTCACGCCGGTTTTGGCTTGGGTTTTGAGCGCTTAGTGGCTTATGTCACCGGCGTACAGAATATTCGTGACGTTATACCGTTCCCCCGGGCTCCGAAAAGTGCTGAATTTTAATCCAGCACTAAATCATTGCCGTTCATAAAAAACGGTGATGAATCTTTTTGAGGCTTTATTGGCGTAGGGACTGCAGGTGTCCCTACGTACAGAAAGCCGACAATGGCATCGTCTACAGATAACCCCATCTGCTCTTTGATAAAATCGTCCTCGGCCATCCATCCGGTACGCCAGATAGCACCAATATCTTGTGCAAAAGCCGCTTGCTGCATGCCGTGAGTTGCACAGGCAACCGTACACAGCTGCTCATCACGAGGGACTTTCGGGTGTTCCTGAAAACGCAGACAAGAAACAATTATCATTGGTGCCCGAAAAGGCAGCTGCCCAGCCTGCTCTATGACCGTTTCCGAAAAGTCATTAAGGCGGGCAGCCTGCTGGTAGATATCCGCCAGAATTTGCCTCTCTTTTCCCTGAAATTGAATAAACTGATATGGCGTTAGTCCCATATGATCGGGCGCGCGAACAGCTGAAGCTTTTATTAATTCCAATTGCTCTACAGTAGGGCCAGGTTCACTCAAACGCGGCATGGAGGAACGGCGGGTTAATAATTCTTTGGCATTCATACTTCAACCTTATTCAATGTGTAACGGTTAGTTACATTCTCTGGCTGGTCTGTCACTCAGACATTCGATATGCTAAGGCCTGTTTTAATTAGCAAATGAGAATTTAACTATGCGTTCAGTCGGGTCAATCTTCAGTTATTTGTGGAAAATAATCAACGGTACGCGCAAGGTCATTTTGAACCTTGTATTCTTTTTAATCCTCGCGGTTTTTCTCGTTAGTTTATTTAGCGGAGAAGATCCTATCGAAGTGCCGGAAAATGGCATTCTGGTTCTTAACCCTAATGGCATGCTGGTTGAAGAGAAGACCTGGGTTGATCCTTTTAGTCAATTCCTGAATGAAGCTATGGGAAGCAGTGATGATATCCCCGAAGTTCTGCTATCTGATGTGGTCGACTCAATTGAGAAAGCCAAAACAGACGAGCGTATAGGCGCACTGTATTTAAACTTACAAAACTTGTACCCAAGCGGACTCAATAAGTTACAGGCAGTTGCCGAGGCTCTTGACGATTTCCGTACCTCTGGTAAACCCATTATCAGTAATGCTGATTACTATGAACAACACCAGTATTACCTTGCAGCACACGCCGATCAGTTGTACCTAAACCCAATGGGTGGAGTTGTATTTGAAGGGCTGGATTACACTCAGCTTTACTTTAAAGATTTACTCGACAAGCTTAAGGTTCAGCCTCAAGTCTTTAAAGTTGGTAAATTTAAAGCGGCAGTTGAACCTTTCATTCGTAACGACATGTCTGACGAAGCACGAGAAGCCAATGAGTTTCTTTATTCAGCCTTGTGGGATAGTTTCCGTACCGACGTGACAGCAGCTCGTAACATTAATCCGTTAGTTACCAGCGGTAAAATTGATGATTACATGTCGGCCTTTAACAGTGCCAATGGCGACATGGCCAAAATGGCGCTAGAAACAAATATGGTTGATGCTTTACGCACTCGCACCGAAGTGAGAAACGAGCTCATCAATTTAGCCGGATACGATAAAGAAGAAGATACCTTCCGTCATATCACCTACAACAACTATCTGGCGACTGAGATGGAAGTTCCAGAAAGTCTGCAACCGACAGACCGTAGCCAGATAGCAGTAGTTGTTGCCCGCGGGCAAATCGTTAATGGTTCGCAAAAAGCCGGTATGATTGGTGGTGACAGCACCGCAAAACTGATTCGTGATGCACGCAATAATAAGCAGACGAAAGCAATTGTGCTGCGCATAGACAGCCCCGGCGGTAGTGCCTTTGCGTCTGAAATTATCCGACAGGAAATTCTCCAGGCAAAAGAAGACGGTATTCCAGTTGTTGCATCAATGAGCACAGTTGCAGCGTCTGGTGGTTACTGGATTGCAGCAGATGCCGATAAAATTGTGGCCGCCCCAACCACTATTACCGGCTCTATCGGTGTTTTCGGTCTGTTAATGACTCTGGAAGATAGTTTGGCGGCTATTGGCGTTCATAGCGATACTGTCAGTACTACTGAGATAAAAAGTTTAAACCCACTGGAAGAAATGACTGAGTACCAAAAGAATCTGGTCCAAAGCTCGGTTGAAACCACCTACGAAGACTTTTTAACTATTGTCAGTAAGGCTCGCAACATGTCCCGCGACGACGTACACGAAGTTGCTCAGGGCCGTATCTGGACTGGGAAACAGGCAATGGAGCGTGGATTAGTTGACCAGTTGGGTGATTTTGACGACTCAGTAGCAGCGGCCGCAAAGTTGGCTGCCATTGATGAGTACGATGTAAGAGTTATTCAGCAAGAACTGTCACCGAAAGAGCAGTTTTTGGCCAACATGTTCAACAGCTCTTCAGAGTACCTCCCCGTTCCAGCTGTTGGTAGTGAGGCTCAACACTGGTTAGTGGGTACACTTAACAAAGTGAAATCTGAAACTGCGGTTTTACAAAACTTTAATGACCCTAAAAATGTTTACTCTTACTGTGCACTCTGCCTTCAACCGCGATAGAATTATCGCGGTTATTTCGCAGAGCACAGGAGTGAACTTTGCCTCGTAAAAAGATTTATGTCGCTTACACTGGCGGCACTATAGGTATGAAAAAATCAGCTCAGGGTTATGTTCCGGTTGCGGGACACCTGAGCCGGTGCGTTGAAAACATGCCCGAATTCTTCCGCGATGAGATGCCGGAATTCACCATTAATGAATATTCACCATTAATGGACTCATCCAATATGACGCCGTCTGACTGGGTGATCATTGCTCGTGATATAGAACAAAACTACGACGATTATGATGGTTTCGTTATTTTGCACGGCACCGACACCATGGCTTATACGGCGTCCGCTCTGTCCTTTATGCTACAAAATCTGAGCAAACCCGTTATTGTAACCGGTTCACAAATA belongs to Idiomarina sp. PL1-037 and includes:
- the sppA gene encoding signal peptide peptidase SppA gives rise to the protein MRSVGSIFSYLWKIINGTRKVILNLVFFLILAVFLVSLFSGEDPIEVPENGILVLNPNGMLVEEKTWVDPFSQFLNEAMGSSDDIPEVLLSDVVDSIEKAKTDERIGALYLNLQNLYPSGLNKLQAVAEALDDFRTSGKPIISNADYYEQHQYYLAAHADQLYLNPMGGVVFEGLDYTQLYFKDLLDKLKVQPQVFKVGKFKAAVEPFIRNDMSDEAREANEFLYSALWDSFRTDVTAARNINPLVTSGKIDDYMSAFNSANGDMAKMALETNMVDALRTRTEVRNELINLAGYDKEEDTFRHITYNNYLATEMEVPESLQPTDRSQIAVVVARGQIVNGSQKAGMIGGDSTAKLIRDARNNKQTKAIVLRIDSPGGSAFASEIIRQEILQAKEDGIPVVASMSTVAASGGYWIAADADKIVAAPTTITGSIGVFGLLMTLEDSLAAIGVHSDTVSTTEIKSLNPLEEMTEYQKNLVQSSVETTYEDFLTIVSKARNMSRDDVHEVAQGRIWTGKQAMERGLVDQLGDFDDSVAAAAKLAAIDEYDVRVIQQELSPKEQFLANMFNSSSEYLPVPAVGSEAQHWLVGTLNKVKSETAVLQNFNDPKNVYSYCALCLQPR
- a CDS encoding nitroreductase family protein, which gives rise to MNAKELLTRRSSMPRLSEPGPTVEQLELIKASAVRAPDHMGLTPYQFIQFQGKERQILADIYQQAARLNDFSETVIEQAGQLPFRAPMIIVSCLRFQEHPKVPRDEQLCTVACATHGMQQAAFAQDIGAIWRTGWMAEDDFIKEQMGLSVDDAIVGFLYVGTPAVPTPIKPQKDSSPFFMNGNDLVLD